DNA from Onthophagus taurus isolate NC chromosome 2, IU_Otau_3.0, whole genome shotgun sequence:
aaattaacaaaaatgaaaggaaaaataaaGCTGAGATTTTCACGGAACATATGGGCCAGGAAAGTGAAGATTTTTGGTATTGTTTGGGAGTGCCAAATGGGGAAAAACCAACTGAACCTTTAGAagcaagttttttttatttatttttttttggaaataactaaatcttaattttttaaggaaCACGTTGACTCTGAATTTATCCCAGTTCCACCAAGACTGTATCAAGTACAATTAGGAATGGGTTACTTAGAATTACCTCAAGTTGAAGTACCACATGGAAAATTACAACATACTTTACTGCACAGCAAAAACGtttatattttagattgttatTCTGATGTATTTGTGTGgtaagtttttatatttttattttttcttatacttataaaaattctttccAGGATTGGTAAAAAATCAACCAGATTAGTTAATGCAGCAGCCATTAAATTATCAGAAGAATTATTTAACATGATTACCAGACCAGAATACGCAACAGTGTTAAGAGTAAGAGAAGGAAATGAAACACAAGtgagtcaaaaaaaatttctttctcattaatctcattaaaaaaattatttatagatttttaaatcgaaatttacTGGCTGGGATGAAGTAATAGCAGTAGATTTTACACGAACAGCCGAATCAGTACAAAAAACCGGAGCAGATTTAACAAAATGGGCTTCACAACAAGAAACAAAAGCCGATTTAACAGCGTTATTCATGCCAAGACAACCTCCGATGCCCCAAACTGAAGCACAGCAATTAATGGAAGATTGGAACGAAGATTTAGAAGCTATGGAAGTCTTCGTTTTGGAAGGAAAGAAATTTGGTCGATTGccagaaaaagaaattggcCATTTTTATTCAATGGATTGTTATGTGTTTTTGTGTCGTTATTGGATTCCAGCGGAAGATAACGAAAACGAGGATGACAACGAGCCGCTAGATGAAGATTTTCAATGGGTGGTATATTTTTGGCAAGGAAGGGAAGCTTCGAATATGGGATGGTTAACGTTTACGTTtactttgcaaaaaaaatttaaagcatTGTTTCAAGATAAATTAGAAGTCGTTAGGACGCATCAACaacaagaaaatatgaaatttatggcacattttaaacgaaaatttattattcatcAAGGAAAACGGAAGCAAACGCAACAAGATGCCGTTGAATTTTATCACTTACGATCGAACGGAAGCGCTCTCTACACTAGATTAGTACAAATCAAGCCAGACGCTTCCGCTTTAAATTCGGCGTTCTGTTATATTTTGAGTGTTCCCTTCGAACAAGATGAATCAGGAATTGTTTATGTTTGGATTGGATCCAAAGCCGATCCAGACGAAGCGAGATTAATTCAAGAAATTGCTGATCAAATGTTTAATAATCCATGGGTTAGCTTACAAGTTTTAAACGAAGGAGAAGAACCCGAAAATTTCTTTTGGTTGGGATTAAGTGGAAAGAAACCATACGAAAATAACGCAGATTTTATGGAATACACTAGATTATTTAGATGTTCAAATGAAAAAGGGTATTTCGTTGTATCTGAAAAATGTTCAGATTTTTGTCAAGATGATTTAGCTGATGACGATATTATGATATTGGATAATGGTGAACAAGTCTTCCTTTGGTTAGGTGCTAAATGTAGTgaagttgaaattaaattagctTATAAATCAGCTcaggtaaataattaaataaacctAATTAGTTTTCAAAGggattattatttgttttttttttttttaggtttacATTCAACATATGAGAGTTAAACAACCAAATAAATCAAGGAAATTGTTCTTAACCTTAAAGAACAAAGAGTCtaaaagatttacaaagtgCTTCCATGGATGGGGTGCTCATAAAAAACCtccagaataaaattttcaatctttatatattttgatatattacttcatattattcattaatttgtgatttttttttgctttatcaCATTGTATTGTTTTAGTacttattgaaatatttattaaaataactacataattaaaaacaatcttttatttttataattaaaattacatctCAAGGTGAAGtttaaattgacattttaaatgtcattttgatatttgaaactaacctcaaaatttttttattaaatcaaatatttataaaataataatgtagaGTCAATTTAAgtgatgttttattatttattgattttattttaatcttaaagcgataaatatgacattaaaatatttataagaaattaagGTTTTACAAGAACCAACAATCATTTATTTACTacttatgttttatttaactttcAGGAACAATAATTTAGATGAACATATTAATCACTTATAATTTAATACCTTTTATGTTACAACTTTGCATTTAATCATCATCATCGTCATCATCAGAAGGTACAAATAGATCATTTTCCTCCAGAAAACTAGCCATATTCTTACTGATAGTGGCTCCGATTAGTAATCCAGGTATAACCGTACAAATCACTCCTAATAATCCAAATTTAGTGATTGGAGGTTCTGGCAATATACCTCCACTTCGTGTGTACGTTTTATGACGAACCGTTTcgaagttttttaataagttcTGACTTAAAATTGGTCGTAATcttgaaaataacattttttactcGTTTTTACGTTTGCTAACACTTTAACAATTTGAGAGTTCCAGTTGTATTAATGCcgaaaatctattttttaattttcctggTAATCTCCTGTCACTGTCTAAACTGGTGgggaattatttatttctagaaCGAAGTAAATCGTGATATTAGTAGattaattttgagataaagatatatttttgtgtaaacTCAATAATAAActagaattttaatttgtttaataaaaaaattaattttttaaattgtataaaaaatctttattgatATTGGTTCATTTGTACATTAAAccatatttttaaacatcaaagttaaaactcaaaaattgaactgatttattttaacaaatattatttaatgttgtaatataatttatgaatataaattaattagaaatagtggatatttattttattagcaCATTTGATTTGCCAATAAAGTAGGACATAAAAGATTTTACCTGACAGCTGACAGTTGTCTTGACAGCCGCATAAACAACATCTCGAATCGAATATGAAAGTTTAACTACATTTAAATATGGAAATAGTAAAAACTAGCCTAGATGCCCTATTACGTAAGTTAATCGTACAATTTATTTCCactcaaaaatataatattaatacttCAAGAACGTGCTACAAACCCGTTAAATCAAAACGTAGATGAAGCCGCAGTAGAGGCTTTTTGCGTTCtagtaaataaagaaaaggaCGGTTACCACATCGGTGTTAAACTTTTAGCGGCTAGATTACACTCAAAAGAAGAACGCGAAGTTTTACAAACGTTAAGCGTTTTAGATACTTGCATGCAAAGATGTGGTAATACATTTCGATCTGAAGTGGGAAAGTTTCGGTTTCTAaatgaaatgattaaattGGTCTCGCCGAAATATTTGGGGCTACAAACGCCTATGACTGTAAGACACAAGGTTGTGAGGATGATTTTTTGGTGGACACACGATTATCCaaaagaaactaaaattatGGAAGCTTACGAGATGTTAAGAAAACAAGGTTTGATTAAAGAAGTTACTGTTAGTTTAGGAACCGAGGAACAAGCTAACAATAAACCAAAGAATTCTATTTTTTGTGATGAGGAAAAATCGAAACTGTTACAGAAGTTATTGCAAAGTAAAAATCCTGAGGATTTACAAGCTGCTAATAGATTAATTAAATGCATGGTTAAAGAGGTAAATTTAAGtcatgaaattgtttaatataagtgtatataacttttttttgtgttcataGGATGATAAACGAGCGGAATTAAAAAGTAGGAAAATTTTAGAGGTTGAGTCTGTTTACAGCAATGTAAGGttgttaaaagaaatgttggagagttataataaaaatggtgGTACACCGGATGATTTAGCCTTAATTCGTGaaatacatcaaaattgtGAACGACTACAACCAAAAATTCATAGTTTGGCTACAGAATGTCAACAAAATGATGATATGATTGgtaagaaatataaatttaatagtaATAAAGATTACACATGTGTCTAAAGTGCATATAAATCAGAACATatctaaatttgaatttaattacaaaaataataacataaaaaaccatacaataaaatgttatggCTGTAAAGTAACTGATTCATTGTAAACAATGATATCATAACCAAGTGTTTagaaaaaaactaattgaatttaacaattacattttttggataattatgaagtaaaatttttacaaataatgtAGATAAGAGCATGTTGtgattgttaaaaaatgtttcaattccagctggtgtttttttttgattttgagtaCCTAGacacaaaacattttaaataaaaaaaaatctaatttcaagtaaacttaaatttattttctttgtatttattttaatgcttcattaataattaaggtGACCCAGTaggtaagttaaaaatttttaaacaaatttaaattattttcacctaaacaatttaaaaagtgaACTAAGGTTAActctaaaagtagaactagaattagaaactttCAAGTTATGTGCTCCTTTTGAGAaagtgtttgacgtttcggatgccatgtctGTAAgagtttaacaaaaataaatgacaaATAATTAGGGCGAATCAAACATTAACCagacttttctttttaatgttcTCTAAGTGAAGTTAGTAACATAACGTCTTGATAAATGTTGAATGGGGATGTAAAATGGAGAAGAGTAAATCGGTTCAGCTCGCCAGAGCAGATTGGCTGTTGGTAGCGTCATGTTTATAGCgtcatcattattattaagcgTAAAACCTGTCAAAATTTTGCGTCGACTAACTGCATAGTTCGCTATAACAACATTTTCATGGATCCAAGTCAACAACTGGCagaaaatttttccaatggcGAGAGTCAGTGCAAAATGAGTCCCATGCACGCCAACCGCGGAAAAGCACCAGTGAGGTGAATATTCGTGCGATTCGTGAGATGGGAATCATTGCATATAATTTAGATTACGGAAAAGTGTCGGCAAAGTAGGTTCCTCGCCTCTTGACCTCTTGAGGAGGAATGAAGGTGGCAGGAAATAGAGATAGAGCAAGTGAAAGAGTACACGTACCTGGAATATGGTTTCGCGGAAAGTAATAAGGTCGAGGCGCACGTGAGGGCGATAGCAAAAAGAGCGAACAGGGTGATGGGATAGGTTTGGGGATGGGGAGAAAGAACTTTTGGGAGGGTCGTGGGAAAAAGAAAGGTTATGTATGATGGCTTGGTAAGGAGCATGATGATGTACGGCGCAGaagtatggggatggagagaaCAAGGTTTGCTGGAGGATATACAAACACGGTATTGGAGATGGGTACTAGGGTTGGCAAGGGAGACTACAGGGTATGTAATGAGGGAGGAGGTTAAGGTGGATGCAGTAAGGGTGGAGGCGGGGAGAAGAACAGTGAAGTATGAGGAAATGATAGTAGCAAGACCACATTGTAGGATCTTGGGAGAGTGCTGGAGGGAAATTAAGGAGAGGGGGCTGATCTATGGGCAAAGAGACGGGGAAGAATATTATAGAAGAGTGGGATATTCACTAACTGGTATCAAAAACAGAAGAGCGGAAAGAGGTGAAATGTGGAGAGAACTGAGAGTTAGGGACATGGATATACAGAGGCAGGAAAGAAGGTCACAGATACGAGAAGGGAGATACAATGAAAGGTATGGGGAGATAGTGACAGAGGAACTGCCAAAGTATTTGTTGATGGCGGGGGATGATGAAGGGAAGAGATTGGTGGCCAGATTCCTCTGTGCCAATGAGAAGAGGGGGAAAAttgtaaacattaaaaaaacaaaacgctTATTATTAGAATTTTAGGCCAATATCTATTTTGCCTATTTTTGGGAAAATCTTTGAAATTATCCTAAATAAGCAATTGCTCTCTCATATTGAATCAAACAATATGTTAAATTCGGCGCAGTTTGGCGTTCAAGCACTGTCTCAGATTGCTCAAGATTGTTTTGAAGCCAACAATTATTTACAAGCCGTATTTTACGATCTAACGAAGGCGTTTGACTGCGTGTCTCATCATTTACTTATTAATCCTTTCACTGTACCATGActataacataataaaaaactGTGTCCCCCTCAAGGGACAATAACAGTGAAAGGGTTAACAAACTAAGTTAACTTAACTTATGGAGTTATTTTTGACTGATAGACTTCAATATGTCTCTTATTGTGGGCAAGATTCTGACCGTTACCAATTATACATGGTGGCCCCCAGGGCTCAGTGCTGGGTctacttctatttttaattttcgtcaATGACTTGCCCAAAATCATGATACAGTAGCCATGGCTTGCGCGATTGATGTCTATACTAGACTCATCATGAACGAAGCCAAaacgcaaaccaaatttttcaatcaaattttTCCCTTAGCCATCTAGAGACTTGCACGGCGCCTGTTAAATATCTGGGAATCTACCTTGACTAGGGTGTTACATGGGAATCACATGTttcacatttaataaaaaaacttaataccGCAATTTTTGCAATTCGCAGACACTGTGACTTGGTCCCTTTCGATGTAGTACTGATGGGCACATATTATGGTTATTTCTTTAGTCATGCCACCTACACCTTATTGGCTTGGGGTCATTCTGCCCATACTGATCGAGTTTTTAGAGTCCAGAGAAGATGCGTCAGAGTGAACGGCAAACTTGAGATTCCAGGATTGTTGTAGagctaaatttattaaatattgaatGTTAACAATTCCTTGCCTTTACATCTTCCACTGTCTtctttacattaaaaataacatcacCCAATATAAAACGGTTAGTTTTGGTCATAATTCTAATACGAGGGCGGGCCCAAAATTACttaacctgaatgtttctagttagCTCAAAGTGTACTATTAGTTTTAGTGAGAGTGCAAGTGTTAAACGCTCAACTGTTAATTCTAGTtcaattatcatttttttgtgaatttgtTTTAGGTGATTTACTCAATGCAAGTGACGAACTCTGTCAAGTATTTGAAGATTACAAACGTGTAATCATCGATGGAAAAACTGagtttaaaacgaaaaatttacTCTTAGAAAATGGACCGTCTTTGTTAGATTTGGGTGTTAATAAAACGGATGCGGAATTACTCTTAGAAAcgaaacaaaatttaacagaaaaaattgattctaaaCCAGGTTATGATGTGTTATGTGATATATTTTCGAATGAAAGTTCTTCAGTGATGTTGGGAGTTGATGctgatattttaaaaccaacaTCTCTTGTAGGTCAaggtaaagaatttttttttaaatcgaaatttggttttgatttttatgatttttttattttagttggaAATGATTCTCCaaaattaaatggaaaattaaaagCTTTTGAAGAACTTGACGCTTTAGGTGagaatttattgaaacaaaatttgcaattgtCAACAAGACAAGGACATCAATTTCAAAagtatataataatttgattaaaaaattgcaaaaatgaCGATTACATTTTTTAGACTTCCAGAAAAAGTTCCAATGAATATGTTAAGTAAACAAAactcaacaacaaaaattaacaccGAAAATAACGAGAGAAAATCTTCATCAATCGATCCCTTGGATTTCGATTTAAcctatttattagaaaaacagTCGTTAAACTCAAATTTAAACCCTAGTAAAAATAACGATCAAAATGGTGATGATTTATTAGTTGATATTAccgaagaaattgaaaagaaagatgaaaaagaaaagaacaaATTGGAAGTATCTCAAAAAAATGACGAACCTAAAGAATCtcttattaataatgaatCTAAAGTTAAAATGGAAGTGAAATTAACCGATATTTTTGTTGCTATTGAAAGTATAAAACCGTCTACTATTCCACCTCTCATAGCTCTTGAAGAAAAAAGTGGAATCTCAGTAACTTTACATTTTGCCAGAGATAAACCCAGAGAAGATGTCTCAGTTATTGTCGTAACTATTATTAGTAAAAATGAACTACCtctcaaaaacattttatttcgaGCCATTGTACCTaaggtaattaaaataaattcattaaggttttactgtaattattatacacaatatattatcatttttatttttgttattttaggtTTGTAAAGTGAAATTGCAACCTCCTTCAGCAACAGATTTACCACCGTTTAATCCATTTTTACCTCCATCTGCGATTACTCAAGTTATGTTAATTGCGAATCCTGAAAATGTGAATGTCTCCTTAAAATTTATCGTAAGTTATAATATCGATGAAGAAACGACGACGGAAATGGGAGAAATTGAAAGTTTACCTAATGTAGAAAAAAACAGTAACAACACacaataaatgattattttatttacaggGTGAATCtgcataaataatttatttatttttttataatttttaatttgaatcaaGCAATCTTGTTCAAATTTTAACGAGATTTTAAACAGTTAATTGATAAAGattgataattaattagttaattaattatgatgttaacaatagtaattttgattataattatTCAGATTCACCTTGTATAATTAATAAGTGATTGATGACAATTTTAGTCATTACATTTTATCTAAGCGAAAATCAGTTAGTTTATCTAGCCTCTACTTTTATCGTATCTTAATAAAACAAGCCCGTTTTTCCGTTTTTGCTTGTCTAATAAACGTTGCCTTGTCGATGGTTACTTAGTACCACAATTATTACTATACTTATAAAATCTAGATTTATGCGGAAATAATCTTAttatttctctttattttacacttttattatttgaatcTCTTTAACTCCAATTGATTTTACACATTATTATtcacttaattattttacgcggttaatttttgttttaggtaTCTTGTTGTAATGTTggatagttttatttcttcaa
Protein-coding regions in this window:
- the LOC111425869 gene encoding essential MCU regulator, mitochondrial-like, whose amino-acid sequence is MLFSRLRPILSQNLLKNFETVRHKTYTRSGGILPEPPITKFGLLGVICTVIPGLLIGATISKNMASFLEENDLFVPSDDDDDDD
- the LOC111425868 gene encoding ADP-ribosylation factor-binding protein GGA1 isoform X2, which produces MEIVKTSLDALLQRATNPLNQNVDEAAVEAFCVLVNKEKDGYHIGVKLLAARLHSKEEREVLQTLSVLDTCMQRCGNTFRSEVGKFRFLNEMIKLVSPKYLGLQTPMTVRHKVVRMIFWWTHDYPKETKIMEAYEMLRKQGLIKEVTVSLGTEEQANNKPKNSIFCDEEKSKLLQKLLQSKNPEDLQAANRLIKCMVKEDDKRAELKSRKILEVESVYSNVRLLKEMLESYNKNGGTPDDLALIREIHQNCERLQPKIHSLATECQQNDDMIGDLLNASDELCQVFEDYKRVIIDGKTEFKTKNLLLENGPSLLDLGVNKTDAELLLETKQNLTEKIDSKPGYDVLCDIFSNESSSVMLGVDADILKPTSLVGQVGNDSPKLNGKLKAFEELDALGENLLKQNLQLSTRQGHQFQKLPEKVPMNMLSKQNSTTKINTENNERKSSSIDPLDFDLTYLLEKQSLNSNLNPSKNNDQNGDDLLVDITEEIEKKDEKEKNKLEVSQKNDEPKESLINNESKVKMEVKLTDIFVAIESIKPSTIPPLIALEEKSGISVTLHFARDKPREDVSVIVVTIISKNELPLKNILFRAIVPKVCKVKLQPPSATDLPPFNPFLPPSAITQVMLIANPENVNVSLKFIVSYNIDEETTTEMGEIESLPNVEKNSNNTQ
- the LOC111425868 gene encoding ADP-ribosylation factor-binding protein GGA1 isoform X1; translated protein: MEIVKTSLDALLQRATNPLNQNVDEAAVEAFCVLVNKEKDGYHIGVKLLAARLHSKEEREVLQTLSVLDTCMQRCGNTFRSEVGKFRFLNEMIKLVSPKYLGLQTPMTVRHKVVRMIFWWTHDYPKETKIMEAYEMLRKQGLIKEVTVSLGTEEQANNKPKNSIFCDEEKSKLLQKLLQSKNPEDLQAANRLIKCMVKEDDKRAELKSRKILEVESVYSNVRLLKEMLESYNKNGGTPDDLALIREIHQNCERLQPKIHSLATECQQNDDMIGDPVGDLLNASDELCQVFEDYKRVIIDGKTEFKTKNLLLENGPSLLDLGVNKTDAELLLETKQNLTEKIDSKPGYDVLCDIFSNESSSVMLGVDADILKPTSLVGQVGNDSPKLNGKLKAFEELDALGENLLKQNLQLSTRQGHQFQKLPEKVPMNMLSKQNSTTKINTENNERKSSSIDPLDFDLTYLLEKQSLNSNLNPSKNNDQNGDDLLVDITEEIEKKDEKEKNKLEVSQKNDEPKESLINNESKVKMEVKLTDIFVAIESIKPSTIPPLIALEEKSGISVTLHFARDKPREDVSVIVVTIISKNELPLKNILFRAIVPKVCKVKLQPPSATDLPPFNPFLPPSAITQVMLIANPENVNVSLKFIVSYNIDEETTTEMGEIESLPNVEKNSNNTQ